The window CAAGCCTTGCCGTATTCACCGCCGCCGCGAAGGTTGGCGACGGCGTAGGCCCCGCCAGCTTCCAACCAGGCAAGACGCGATGCGGAAAAACCCGGAGTGAGCGAGATATTGAACCCGCCATAACCGTACAAGAGGGTAGGTGCCGCCTTGCCGCTATCGGCAACAGCCTTGCTGCGCACCAGAAAGAGCGGCACGCGCGTGCCGTCCTTGGATTGATAGAAACGTTGCTCGACCACAAAGTCTTCGGGATCGAAATCCACCTCGGGCTGAGCCCACACACTGCTTTCACCAGTTGCGATGTCGTAGCGATAGACCGTGCCGGGACGGTTGTAGCTGCTGAAGCTGTAAAAGGTCTCGCTCTTGTCGAACTCGCCGCCAAAGCCGCCGGCGCTGCCGATGCCCGGAAGTGCCACTTCGCGAACTTTCGCGCCATCGGTGTCGAACACCTGGATCATGCTTTTGGCGTCGCGCAAATAGCTGGCGATCAAATGGCCGCCTGCGAGCGATACGCCGCCGAGCGTTTCTTCGGCTTCGGGAATGATCGTGGTCCATTCCAGTTCATCGGCAGAGATATCGGTCGCCACAACCTTCTTCAGCGGCGCGCCATCATTGGTGGTGAAGAAGAAGCGGTCGCCGCGATTGCCGACATAGGAATAGGCGTGTTCGAAACCGGGGACAATCACACGTGTTTCGCCGCTCTCGCGGTCGATCAGGCTGACCTCGTAGCGGTCGTCGGTTCCGCTCGAGCTGGTAACGATGACGTATTTCCCGTCATCGCTTACGCCGGCGAAATGGTTGAGATCGGGGTTATCCGGCGTTTCATAAACCTTCACATCGGCGCTCTGCGGAGTGCCGAGGCGGTGAAAATATACCGTGTGGTTCTTGTTGAGAGCCTGAAAGGTCTCGCCTTCGCCAGTGGCGGGAAAGCGGCTGTAATAGAACCCGCTACCGTCCTTTGCCCAATCGAGGCCGGAGAACTTTACCCATTCAACGGTATCGTCCATGACCTCACCGGTCATCACGTCCAGCACTTTCACCGTGCGCCAGTCGCTGCCGCCATCCTGGATCGCGTATAGCAACTTGCTGCCGTCTTCGGTTGGCGACCATCCTGCCAGCGCGGTCGCGTCGTCATCCGACCAGTCGTTCGGATCGATCAGGACCCGCGCTTCACCATCGAGCCCGTCACGGACATACAGAACGGACTGGTTCTGCAGCCCATCATTGCGGCTGTAGAAATAGCGTCCGCCTTTCTCGTACGGCAGTCCGAACCGTTCGTAATCGGTCAGTTCCGTGATGCGTGCCTTCAACTGTTCGCGGCCCGGAAGATTGGCCAGAAATGCATCCGTGACAGCGTTCTGAGCCTCGACCCATTCGGCCACTTCGCTATCTACGCGCACATCGTTTTCGAGCCA of the Alteripontixanthobacter maritimus genome contains:
- a CDS encoding prolyl oligopeptidase family serine peptidase translates to MIRHALLAGAAALAIAAMPSTSIHAHEVSAETMTAPEYPATRAGDVIDTLFGQQVADPYRWLENDVRVDSEVAEWVEAQNAVTDAFLANLPGREQLKARITELTDYERFGLPYEKGGRYFYSRNDGLQNQSVLYVRDGLDGEARVLIDPNDWSDDDATALAGWSPTEDGSKLLYAIQDGGSDWRTVKVLDVMTGEVMDDTVEWVKFSGLDWAKDGSGFYYSRFPATGEGETFQALNKNHTVYFHRLGTPQSADVKVYETPDNPDLNHFAGVSDDGKYVIVTSSSGTDDRYEVSLIDRESGETRVIVPGFEHAYSYVGNRGDRFFFTTNDGAPLKKVVATDISADELEWTTIIPEAEETLGGVSLAGGHLIASYLRDAKSMIQVFDTDGAKVREVALPGIGSAGGFGGEFDKSETFYSFSSYNRPGTVYRYDIATGESSVWAQPEVDFDPEDFVVEQRFYQSKDGTRVPLFLVRSKAVADSGKAAPTLLYGYGGFNISLTPGFSASRLAWLEAGGAYAVANLRGGGEYGKAWHDGGRLNNKQNVFDDFIGAGEYLIAEGVTPAGGLAIQGGSNGGLLVGAVVNQRPDLFAAGNAAVGVMDMLRFDRFTAGRYWVDDYGYPSKEADFNVLRAYSPYHNIKSGTAYPALLVTTADTDDRVVPGHSFKYIAALQAADLGDHPQLIRIETRAGHGSGKPTDKAIEEAADILAFLGSFTGLDMTSLDD